Proteins from a single region of Bombus huntii isolate Logan2020A chromosome 2, iyBomHunt1.1, whole genome shotgun sequence:
- the LOC126878344 gene encoding unconventional myosin-IXa-like isoform X1 — MDSCVSGVVQVFVGEWSPEYEALSIKATKQTSSAEIVECIIERLGLIDASVSNGYELAEVVGNSVGQECKERRLGPCECPVALMLLWPKNAAQQEYYRFYLRKKQPDYLWSDSRFPMDPQLLKDYFNRFLYQPRDKEYPDLCQLPDLNEQTLLDNLRARFLAGNIYTYVGSILIALNPFKFYPIYNPKYVKLYQNRRLGPDIPPHIFAIADAAYHCMLKEKRNQCIVISGESGSGKTESTNFLLHHLTALSQKGSHGSGVEQTILSAGPVLEAFGNAKTAHNNNSSRFGKFIQVNYKENGMVHGAVVQKYLLEKSRIVSQGRNERNYHVFYYLLAGASEQEKQLLHLESCDRYNYLNKSGCYGLENVDERHEFSRLKQSMEMVGFTPEKQRRLFAVLSAVLLLGNVEFQPRKSYHHHDEAVGVKNPEVVALISELLRVKQETLLAALTAKRARASGETLVINYRLPEAIAARDAMAKCLYGALFDWIVLQVNHALLSKKDTLRDHQGNSIGVLDIFGFEDFKMCNSFEQLCINYANEQLQHYFNQHVFQYEQREYRKQGIRWTDIGYSDNSGCLNLIEGKPNGLLCLLDDQCNFPGATNETLLQKFNTVHKDNPFYEAPQRREAAFVVRHYAGSVKYQAANMREKNLDLMRPDGVVGVLKNSSLAFVRELVGADPVAVFRWAILRAFFRAHFAFQEAGRAHRHGRADGTKTSIQNRYRTPNENLISHLVTLSTVNLTINRIAKNKSFRPRERGKKGLKNLQTVKTLAGRTQSYGSGPGKARKQPMTVSAQFQQSLHSLMDTLNQANPFFIRCIKSNANKVPNEFDEETVQRQLRYTGMLETVRIRQAGFNVRLTYEEFIQLYRMLLPKGLLSSQSDVRDFLLTLNLNRDDYQLGTTKVFLRESEKIKLDIELHQQIITSITTIQKWFRACLERRKFLRLKNAVVQIQSFWRMVIAQRFAHSLRTRIEAVIHIQSAWRAYKQHSWFKKLKSCVIMFQAHIRGNRARKTFAELKKQKKLLVDKIGEYKETQNQGELVYDNSKVYPRLRNNEESLTDQGLLEFNTIRKTESQNRLTSARMDNVLRDSTADTSMSYSKRKIIPNTRILQESSSILRNTDSFPSDEFNERKSSLESLTSLRSYESQVSNSSESQDNSYGKPVPSTRTKRCDQSPVVAANTNLVNASSRLPPVNKRADSSSTGYSDGETDTEIPSTVQSAPPVFNTAPSFPSPREITYHQSNMSLTHSPNSDVWRRRADFSSSINYSDYLLPGPQKSTLTRSPNVSQYKSIADNMFEQVQQDKPNEASNYNVKLDSDRFIHMDSSSAREQRRLSDNSVPSERIESVPVSPIRRDHGYGHSKEMKDFSYLRRQNSEGDTSMKLDAVNDENALKSPLLKGTLPKEKNSKPKEKCEPDVPVRSARRNRPTREVQCRSMGESVSETNSGETKSLFLGTIKESDLHKATTIRPRKDSPHDTPSRSITDWPVNKNEAASKTQQPGKRMRSNAITTLELRRRNSDPATKISGLSEDKPGTDTSPNDLKLAPGMNLLEWKGNLFTLAGHCFRKVTRFAKDDVCVCCHEKMDAFVTQGHKCIDCKQLYHVKCIQNGGVLKMPCILANTPGRRKHRKPPRTPYDASKQVVVSKFSLTGTSAFSDSTDKIISDAKELALMQDFITKKIYIMEGQEEGRKPSEVDRVFRQALRKFKDDLVITYSVAIQQGVEGNIKYTDLIANFLHVIETVCKQENTSEDFPVTMGVNAFRGFMNEFMTLVKTEAPEKQSKSKRKKEKKRKHEEPIRHGNHMFQLTIINIPTACEVCTSFFMWPIERGLVCQNCKLTCHKKCYIKASAECGKEASHEMNSRKIFGVPLYKLDCGDGKVPIVVDRLITTIEMHGLYTEGIYRKSGVSSKVKELKVKMDEGDLEKVDFENYQVHVLAAVLKSFFRDMPEPLLTFEYYDDFLHAANLTDPRDRISTLFAILKKLPKPNFDLMERLIVHLARVALHEVDNRMSPSALAIVFAPCILRTNRTLPAQDSLQDVGRQTCCVETIVQEKLRVVRATLADINTLESACHTATYRLSSLRSSKIFSPEELNAATPSVTARGGTTDRERDRGDEEEALLVDHIQEIQKEKALLTSTLPSLTRASSDDDLLLSATDLDDGSLDDLLPSSADGLVRKRPIQRQSSADNAFPTIISVDEDMVMV, encoded by the exons ATGGACAGTTGTGTCTCGGGGGTAGTGCAAGTATTTGTGGGTGAATGGAGCCCAGAATATGAAGCACTTTCAATTAAAGCTACAAAACAAACTTCCTCAGCTGAAATAGTGGAGTGTATTATAGAGAGACTTGGATTAATTGATGCGTCTGTTTCAAATGGTTATGAGTTAGCAGAAGTAGTAGGAAACTCTGTTGGGCAAGAATGTAAAGAAAGAAGACTTGGGCCATGTGAGTGTCCCGTGGCACTTATGTTATTATGGCCAAAAAATGCAGCGCAACAAGAATACTACag gttTTATTTGCGCAAAAAACAACCAGATTATTTGTGGTCAGATAGTAGGTTTCCCATGGATCCACAACTCCTCAAGGACTATTTTAATAGATTCCTATATCAACCACGAGATAAGGAGTATCCAGATCTATGTCAACTTCCAGATCTTAATGAACAAACTCTATTGGACAACCTTCGGGCTAGGTTTTTAGCTGgaaacatatatacatatgttggCAGCATATTAATTGCATTGAATCCGTTTAAATTTTACCCTATTTACAATCCAAAATATGTAAAACTCTATCAAAATAGAAGGTTGGGGCCAGATATACCTCCACATATATTTGCCATAGCTGATGCAGCTTATCATTGCATgcttaaagaaaaaagaaatcagtGCATTGTTATTAGTGGTGAGAGTGGCTCGGGTAAAACAGAGTCAACAAATTTTCTACTGCATCATTTGACAGCACTTAGTCAGAAAGGTTCTCATGGTAGTGGTGTTGAACAGACAATACTCAGTGCTGGTCCAGTACTAGAAGCATTTGGAAATGCAAAAACTGCACATAACAACAATAGTAGCCGTTTTGGTAAATTTATCCAAGTGAATTATAAAGAAAATGGAATGGTCCATGG GGCGGTCGTACAAAAATATCTTTTGGAAAAATCAAGAATAGTTTCTCAAggaagaaatgaaagaaattatcATGTATTTTATTACCTTTTGGCTGGAGCAAGTGAACAAGAAAAGCAACTTTTGCATTTAGAAAGTTGCGACcgttacaattatttaaataaaagtgGCTGTTATGGACTAGAAAATGTTGATGAACGACACGAGTTTTCAAGGCTGAAACAGTCTATGGAAATGGTTGGATTTACACCAGAAAAGCAGAGACGATTGTTTGCAGTTCTGTCAGCTGTTCTTTTACTCG GTAATGTGGAGTTTCAGCCTAGAAAATCTTATCACCATCACGACGAAGCTGTGGGAGTTAAAAATCCTGAAGTGGTTGCATTGATATCTGAACTTCTTCGAGTAAAACAAGAAACTCTTTTGGCTGCACTTACTGCTAAACGTGCAAGAGCGTCTGGAGAAACATTAGTTATTAACTATAGGCTTCCAGAAGCAATTGCAGCAAGAGATGCTATGGCTAAGTGTTTATATGGAGCTTTATTTGATTGGATTGTGCTTCAG GTGAATCATGCTTTACTTTCAAAGAAAGATACCCTCAGAGATCATCAAGGCAATAGCATAGGTGTATTAGATATCTTTGGTTTTGAAGACTTTAAAATGTGCAATAGCTTCGAACAGTTATGTATAAATTATGCTAATGAACAACTACAACATTATTTCAATCAGCATGTTTTCCAATATGAACAACGAGAGTACAGAAAACAGGGGATTAGGTGGACAGATATAGGCTACAGTGATAATTCAGGTtgtttaaatttaatagaagGGAAACCGAATGGCCTCCTTTGTCTTTTAGATGATCAATGCAA CTTTCCAGGTGCAACGAATGAGACACTgctacaaaaatttaatacagTACATAAAGACAATCCATTTTATGAAGCACCACAACGACGCGAAGCAGCCTTTGTTGTACGTCATTATGCAGGATCTGTTAAGTACCAAGCTGCTAATATGAGAGAAAAAAATCTGGATTTAATGCGACCCGATGGTGTTGTTGGTGTATTGAAGAATTCTTCCCTTGCTTTTGTTCGAGAATTAGTGGGTGCAGATCCGGTTGCGGTATTTAGATGGGCAATACTTCGAGCATTTTTTCGCGCTCATTTTGCTTTCCAAGAAGCTGGTCGAGCTCATAGACATGGTCGAG CTGATGGTACAAAAACATCTATACAAAACAGGTATAGGACACCGAACGAGAATTTAATAAG CCATCTTGTGACGTTGTCGACCGTCAATCTAACTATTAACCGAATCGC gaaaaataaatcatttcgACCAAGAGAACGGGGTAAGAAGGGTCTAAAAAATCTACAAACTGTAAAAACACTTGCTGGAAGAACGCAAAGTTACGGCTCAGGACCTGGAAAAGCAAGAAAGCAGCCTATGACAGTATCTGCACAATTTCAACAAAGTCTGCATAGTCTTATGGATACGTTAAACCAAGCAAACCCTTTCTTCATTAGATGCATTAAAAGCAATGCCAACAAGGTACCAAACGAGTTCGATGAAGAAACAGTGCAACGACAGTTAAGATATACAGGAATGTTAGAAACAGTCAGAATAAGACAAGCTGGATTTAACGTTAGATTAACATATGAGGAATTTATTCAATTGTATAGAATGTTATTACCTAAGGGCTTATTAAGTTCTCAGTCTGACGTTAGAGATTTTCTATTGACACTAAATTTAAATAGAGATGATTATCAACTTGGAACAACTAAAGTGTTTCTTAGAGAATcagaaaaaattaaactagATATTGAATTACACCAACAAATCATTACAAGCATTACAACTATACAAAAATGGTTCCGTGCGTGTTTAGAAAGAAGGAAATTCCTTAGATTGAAAAATGCAGTTGTGCAAATACAATCATTTTGGAGGATGGTCATTGCCCAAAGATTTGCTCATTCTTTACGTACTAGAATTGAGGCTGTCATTCACATCCAGTCTGCTTGGAGGGCATATAAACAGCATAGTTGGTTTAAGAAACTTAAGTCCTGTGTAATTATGTTTCAAGCTCATATTCGCGGTAATAGAGCGAGGAAGACTTTCGcagaattaaaaaaacagaaaaaattgCTTGTTGATAAAATCGGAGAGTATAAAGAAACTCAAAATCAAGGAGAGCTTGTATATGATAACAGTAAGGTATATCCTAGGCTCAGGAATAACGAAGA GTCACTCACAGATCAGGGCTTGTTGGAATTTAATACGATTCGTAAAACGGAGTCTCAGAATCGTCTTACGTCAGCAAG AATGGATAATGTACTTCGAGATAGTACAGCTGATACGAGTATGTCATATTCAAAGCGTAAAATTATACCAAATACAAGAATATTACAAGAATCTAGCTCGATCTTAAGAAACACGGATTCTTTTCCTTCGGATGAATTTAATGAGCGTAAAAGTAGCTTGGAAAGTTTGACTAGTTTAAGAAGCTATGAATCTCAAGTGAGCAACAGTTCTGAATCTCAAGACAATTCTTATGGCAAACCGGTACCGAGCACTAGAACAAAACGCTGTGATCAATCTCCAGTAGTTGCCGCAAATACAAACTTAGTAAATGCTTCGAGCCGATTGCCGCCTGTTAATAAACGAGCAGACAGTTCATCGACGGGATATAGCGATGGAGAAACTGATACAGAAATTCCGAGTACAGTACAAAGTGCTCCGCCTGTTTTTAACACAGCTCCATCATTTCCAAGTCCACGAGAAATTACATACCATCAATCTAACATGAGTTTAACGCATAGTCCAAATTCAGACGTCTGGCGTCGCCGAGCAGACTTTTCTTCGTCCATTAACTATAGTGATTATTTACTGCCTGGTCCTCAAAAATCAACCTTGACGCGTTCTCCAAACGTTTCTCAATATAAAAGTATAGCGGATAACATGTTCGAGCAAGTGCAACAAGACAAACCAAACGAAGCATCGAATTATAATGTGAAATTGGATAGTGACCGTTTTATTCATATGGATAGTTCATCAGCTAGAGAACAACGTCGATTAAGTGATAATAGTGTACCGAGCGAGCGGATTGAAAGCGTCCCAGTTTCACCTATCAGACGTGATCATGGTTATGGCCACAGtaaagaaatgaaagattttAGTTACTTGAGAAGGCAAAACTCGGAAGGAGATACATCTATGAAATTAGATGCTGTGAACGATGAAAATGCTTTAAAAAGTCCCTTGTTGAAAGGAACTTTGCCCAAGGAGAAAAATTCGAAACCAAAGGAAAAATGCGAACCCGACGTGCCTGTCAGAAGTGCCAGAAGAAATCGTCCCACTAGAGAAGTCCAGTGCCGATCTATGGGTGAGAGTGTATCAGAAACCAACAGTGGAGAAACCAAAAGTCTATTTCTGGGTACAATCAAAGAGAGTGACCTACATAAAGCAACAACTATAAGACCTCGGAAAGATAGTCCGCATGATACACCATCCAGATCAATAACAGATTGGCCTGTAAACAAAAATGAAGCTGCATCGAAGACACAACAACCTGGAAAGCGCATGAGATCTAATGCTATAACAACATTAGAGCTGAGGAGAAGAAATTCGGACCCAGCAACTAAAATATCAGGACTTAGCGAAGACAAACCTGGAACTGATACAAGTCCCAATGACCTAAAACTCGCACCTGGAATGAATCTATTAGAATGGAAAGGCAATCTTTTCACGTTAGCCGGTCATTGTTTTAGAAAAGTAACAAGGTTTGCCAAAGACGATGTGTGCGTATGCTGCCACGAAAAGATGGATGCGTTCGTAACACAGGGGCACAAATGTATTGACTGTAAACAATTATACCATGTCAAATGTATTCAGAATGGCGGAGTACTTAAAATGCCATGTATATTAGCAAACACTCCAGGTAGGCGAAAACACAGGAAACCGCCACGAACGCCATACGATGCCTCGAAACAAGTAGTGGTATCGAAATTCAGCTTAACCGGTACATCCGCGTTCTCTGACAGTACCGATAAGATTATATCCGACGCGAAAGAGTTAGCTCTCATGCAAGATTTTATTACGAAGAAGATATACATAATGGAAGGACAAGAGGAAGGCAGGAAGCCAAGCGAAGTCGATCGTGTATTTAGGCAGGCTTTGCGTAAATTTAAAGACGACCTAGTGATCACTTACAGTGTTGCTATTCAGCAAGGTGTGGAAGGCAACATCAAATACACTGACTTAATTGCGAACTTTTTGCACGTAATAGAAACAGTCTGCAAACAAGAAAATACCAGTGAAGATTTTCCCGTGACGATGGGAGTAAATGCATTTAGAGGATTCATGAATGAATTTATGACGCTAGTCAAAACAGAAGCACCGGAGAAACAGAGTAAAAGCAAGCgtaagaaggaaaagaaacgaaaacatgaAGAACCAATACGTCATGGTAATCATATGTTCCAGTTAACTATTATAAACATCCCTACAGCTTGTGAAGTATGTACGTCTTTCTTTATGTGGCCTATCGAGCGAGGACTTGTCTGTCAGA ATTGTAAGTTAACGTGCCACAAAAAGTGTTATATAAAAGCGTCGGCAGAATGTGGAAAGGAAGCGTCGCACGAAATGAACTCACGGAAAATATTTGGTGTACCGTTGTATAAATTGGACTGTGGTGACGGTAAAGTACCGATAGTGGTAGATCGGTTAATTACAACCATAGAGATGCATGGTCTGTATACGGAAGGTATATATCGAAAGAGCGGTGTCAGTTCCAAAGTGAAGGAATTAAAAGTGAAAATGGACGAAGGTGATCTAGAAAAAGTGGACTTTGAGAATTATCAAGTACACGTGCTTGCAGCAGtattgaaaagtttctttcgagATATGCCAGAGCCTCTCCTCACCTTCGAGTATTACGATGATTTTCTGCATGCTGCGAACTTAACGGATCCTCGGGATCGAATCAGTACGCTATTTGCAATTTTGAAGAAGCTGCCGAAGCCAAACTTCGATTTGATGGAACGACTGATCGTTCATCTAGCTAGAGTAGCGCTTCATGAAGTCGACAATCGAATGTCTCCGTCAGCCCTAGCAATAGTCTTCGCGCCGTGCATTCTAAGGACGAATAGGACGTTGCCCGCGCAAGATTCTTTACAAGATGTTGGCAGGCAGACTTGTTGCGTCGAAACGATCGTACAAGAGAAATTGAGGGTCGTGCGAGCAACTTTAGCCGACATAAATACACTCGAATCCGCTTGTCATACGGCGACTTATCGTTTATCCAGTTTACGATCTTCGAAAATCTTCAGCCCAGAGGAGTTAAACGCTGCGACCCCAAGTGTGACTGCCAGAGGTGGTACTACAGATCGAGAGAGAGATCGAGGCGATGAAGAGGAGGCGCTTCTCGTCGATCATATACAAGAAATCCAAAAGGAAAAGGCCCTACTAACTTCAACTCTTCCCAGCCTAACGAGAGCTTCTTCAGACGACGACCTACTTCTATCTGCCACAGACTTGGACGATGGATCTCTTGACGATCTTCTTCCATCTTCTGCCG ACGGACTCGTAAGAAAGAGACCTATCCAGAGGCAAAGTTCCGCAGACAATGCATTTCCGACGATCATTAGTGTCGATGAAGACATGGTAATGGTATGA